The Ostrea edulis chromosome 1, xbOstEdul1.1, whole genome shotgun sequence genomic sequence aggaatccagaaaagacagtatatttgaaggagaacataaagctgtcgattttaaggcagaataagagctatttgtctgtccagagagtgaaaatttatcccaatttcattctaagtagtatgaaaagtaggcagtggtttgccgcGCAAACCGGGGACAGTacatctgaaagctccttcatgtacagttcataaacatttgcttgtctagaaacaattatttgtaattaacacgcacagagaaataggaagtttcgatttgaaaggaaaaatcagtaagtTACGTTGTTTATTACTACACATATTTTAATAACGGCTcgttttcttccgattttttttccAGCTGTGTTCTATTTATATACCCACCATTGAACTTCTGCGCgtctgtgtatcacccgtgttttgactgCAAACATTTTCAGGGACATTTTATTTGACaaatttagaagattaagttttaaaagggtgcaagggtgttaCATCTCCCAAAAGTCTGCACAACTGGGCACGActcagctgtcatcgttgttttttttacttgtacacttgtacatgtacctatagtCGTACtggtagatactggaaattaatacagggtttgatgattatttttatatttttttttacatactaaacaCACATTTTTTAAgcctttcaaaattgtgaatttaaaatagccgtgttttattttttgtcccgatagtttatttatttttgttattaatgtaaaacttatacggtaccaattttgatgcaacagatgcgcatttcgacaaataatgtctcttcagtgatgctcaaccgaaatgtttcaaATCCGAAAAATCATTCATCACTCATCGTGTAGAAATTTGGTGTAATGCAGTGGATCTTTTTTAAAGCtgtcatgatgaaaataattgtaattgttgaatgacCGGTGAACTTacagcttgatgcaaaataaccccctcctcgctacacacaaacTATTCCTTggtttatttcacattcaagataataTACATTAGAATTatagagctactgaagcatgatatcacttcattatattacatttaattaattcactgtataatttttatattaaacattaggtggcaattataattttagaatcattggctgggaaaattcaaatagatataaaataatgaattaaataccGTATAGAGTTAATCCCCCAAAATGGCATTACTCCAAACTACTTTAAGAAAATCTTACTCCGTGGGAAAGACTTTCATTTTGAAGGAGTGGATTTTATTTTGTGAGAACGAATTTATgtcaaatgaattgattttatttcgtGGGAAGTAATTTCATTTCAAGGGAATGAATCTTAGTTCGTGAAAACgaaattcaattgaaaaaatCCATTTGTTGTAAACTAGGAACCGTAGGTGCAAGTAGAAAAGACGGTGGGTTAAATTGATCTAAAAATGGTTTAACAAAGATCTCAGTTCtactaaatatttcttttaacacTAACCCCAACGCTGTATTGAAGATTGGCTGAGGAGATTGATGGGGAAAAACAGTAACTTCTAGCTGATAGGTTtactattttatattttgttccTGGGACTGGTGTTGTACTTGATCCGTTTATGAAGGTTGTTACTGATGGCTCAGCTGAAAAGAATTTAAAGGTGGCATGAATTTATGAATTtccaatcatttttttttttcgataaaTGTATACCATCGTCTGCCATCTTTGTGCTTGTTAAACCCTATAACggtttttctttataaaaagtaaattgGTATAATTTCCGATACCGAAAACCATCGTAATGTGATTGATTTCTCTGCAAAAAGAGATGGTGACCTAAGATATATCTAATCGGAAAATCTAGCAAGTTATTATATCTTTTGGGAAATTCTGACACCTTCCGAATAGAATCATGAATGTTTATTCAAGCAAGGAATTGCGTCACAACTCAACTTCGGCATATTTGGAgcattactatatatatatatatatatatatatatatatatatatatatatatatatatatatatatatatatacgaacAAGTTTACGATAGCAAACGGCAATACTTATGATGAATTGGGGTTTTAAACAGTGTACGAATTTCAAGATTTGTTTGTTTCAATATGAGAAGCTAAAGAATCTTTTTGACCGAGAAATTGtaataattgttttatatgaTTAAATATTCTGAATCATCACAATTGACTACCAAAACTTTCCAAATGAAGCCATTTATGTATACAGATACATACACGGTGTAAAATGTATTCGAAAATGATTAAAGATGCGTTTTTGTTTATCACAACTGAAtaatcaaaacatcaaaatcCGCTTCGAGAacttacaaaaacaatatatgcTTGATCATACTTAGATCAGATTCGATGTTGCTATGAATCAACGATTCTTACTCTAGTTTGTAATAGAAAATACCTCCTTTTTTACAATTAAAGCGCAAAATGGTTAAACAAGAAATAAAGACGCGAATTTTTATTGAGTGACCAAAACAATTATCAATCCTGTCAATTTTTAAGATATCCAATCCATTTTTTACTTAAATGATAtagaaatcaaatgttatatacaCATTGAAAGCACATACTGGTGAAAATCGTGTTGCATGTTTTCCTAGGTTATTGGTAGCGAACGGTGATTGATATTATAAATCCTTTAAGGAATATTTATGCCACTACTTCTATAAGGTATGcaaaatagagttggacaaacacggacccctagatatgcCAAAGAAGAGATCGtgagcctaggaggagtattgTCACAATTTTGACTGGAGATAGGAAAACACCTCGTCTTCAAACTGAACAATGACATTTCGAAAAGAAACACACACACGAGAAATAACTTTATTCACACAGAAGGGGCACAGATAAAACCATTCACACACTACACGCTCAAAACTCACACACTCAAATTACATAACGTATGGCAATAACACAACGTACTTTGCTTAAAGATAGACAGTCTATTTCCCCAAAACCCCGACCGTATAGGGAAATAGAACGTTCAATGATTCATTGGTTTACAATACGATGTGCATACATGGTACGGATACTTGCACATGTTGGTTATGTCACCACTTGGTATCCGTAGTTGTAACATGCATTTCAGAGATTTCTCATAATGCCTCATCCAGGTATAATACGCTGATACATGTAGTGGAAGTCGATTTTCGCATTGCTAGTAGTACAATGACACTCACATGCAGTACAATCAGACAGAACCAGTACACAGATTACGTGAATCGCCTCAATGAGTACAAATCAGAGGTCACTGCCATTCCACACAGGATTTCACACAGAAAAACGGCACCATCAATACCCATAATAGCACCACCACATTGGACAGATATATGACGACACAGGTTTTCACAGAGTAAACGGCACtaccaacacacacacacacacacacacacacacacacacacacacacacacacacacacacacacacacacacacacacacacacacacacacacacacacacacacacacacacacacacaacagtACCACCGCACAGGACAGTTCTTGACCACACAGGGTAATCTATATGACCAAACAGGTCCACACATACATGACTTGAGCGCTCTCTGTTTTAAGGACACACCTTCTCGACGACTCGTGCTGGACTGACGCACCCTATATAACTGGTTTTACAAAACACGTGACCTCACTCTCGCCTAAATATAGTTACTCTCTCATACAAGTTAATAAGTTACTATGTACAAATTGTGGCAATACCTCCCCTCTTTAACTTCAAAATTGTGGAACCCATATTTTGAGAATAATGATACTAACTACTGTACATGACGACTGAGGAAATCAACACCAATATTATCAACACCTTTGATAGCCTGGATCGTAAAATTGTAAGACTGCAAATAAATTGTCCAGCGCAGCAATCTACCATTTGCCACTTTCGACCTATGTACGTACATTAAAGGTTGATGACTAGTCTGTAAGAAAAAATGTATCCCATACAAGAATGTCTGAAATTTCCTCACTGCCCACACTATTACCAAGCATTCTTTCTCAATTACAGAGTATCTTTTTTCTCTTTCACTCAACTTGCGGCTAGCGTACGCAACAGGAAGCAATTTGTCGTGCTCTTGCAATAACACTGCGCCGATACCATAGTCCGAAGCATCGGTTCTAAGATAAAAATCGTTTCGACAATCTGAAAGTCTGAGAATGggtgaaaacaacaacacaaactTTAATGACTGAAAAGACCTCTCGTGTTCCTTGTACCACTTGACTTTGTTAGGAACACCCTTTTTTGTCAGATATGTCAATGGACAGGCTATTACAGCAAAATTAGGGATACATTTGCGATAATAACCCATGAGACCTAGGGAAGATCTTACTTGATTCTTAGTTCCAGGACATGGAACATTTTTTTATTGCCTCTAGTTTCGCATTGTTAGGTTTCATCACACCATCACCAACTGAATGACCTAGAATTTCTAATTAACTAAATCCAACATAACATTTTGATCGTTTTGCTGACAACTTCCCAGATCTAAGTATATCTAAGAAACCTCTAAGAGACAAAATGTGCTCTTCCCAAGTTTCcgaataaatcaaaatatcttcGATGAAACTTTCAGTGTCTTTGAGATCTTTTATCAAGGCTCGCATCATTCAATTGAATGTTGCGATAAAATTTGATCAACCGAAAGGCATTACCTTGAATTTAAACAAACCATCAGGTGTTACAAATGATGTCAGGTCTTTTTCCTCATCTCTCTTTGGGAATTACCAATATCCGTTACACAGGTCTACTTTAGAAAAAAGCTTACTTTGACCTATCTTGGCGAAAATCTATATtcttatattcttatgaagcataatttattcaaaagcttctacatgagaagagaAGGTATCTTGATGCGGGCtttaactcgacatttagatatatcgacgacgttttatctattaacaatagtaatgttcattcatattttgattcaatatatccctgcaaactcgaaataaaagacaccacggacTCTTTCGCATCTGCTTTGTacttattgaaaatgaatattaacgaTAGAATAACTCAACTCTATTAATagcgagatgatttcagcttctccatcgtcaacttccgatATTTATGTAACAACATTCCCTTATTGTCTGCATATGGCGTTTaaatatttcaactgattcgatgcacaAGACCTCGTTCTGGGTATGATCAGATTcaaaatcgaggcaggctattgacacCCAAGTTGgtggtgcaagggtttcaacaatctcgtttaaagtctgcattttgaaatttttattgtcgttataatgatctctAGTTTGTCCATATAACCTATCACTGGGCTAATTACTGTTTGACGTGTTTAATACAAATTTtaagccgttcttagcacactgattttgataacGGTAAACTTGGTTGACGTCATTAAGATATATGGCTCAgggtgggtgtgatcggtcgataggggatgctcactcctcttaggcacctggaCACCGTTTCATCAAACATCGTAACTAGTTGCGTAAGCTTAGTTTGGCGTAACTTTCTGACTAGACTAAATATTTCACGTAAGTCCGTTTCATCAAATGACGTAAGATTAGAATTTACGCAAGTTTTCTACTAACTTGTAGAAACACTACGTCAGGTCGAACCCTTACGTAAGTACCTACATGTACGTAAGCAAAAATCATGGTCAgctgtttttaaatatatatggaattttTAACGATTAGATTTGCGTCGTGATCTAATTTTTCAAGACCAGATGCTTTTAGACGTTTACAACAATAAATATGTAAAGCCATAAGGGTTACTTCCCTTTGAAAACTAGAAAATTTATAGCTTACCTTTACTGTATCATTATTTTCCACAAGTGTATATCTGTACATAAATGATGAATGTACAATGTTATTCACTAATCTCTTTATAAAGTAGTCCACCGTAAAAGGAACATTTACTTTGTTGTAGTATATGTAGGCTATTTATAAATATCTTCAAAACTTCAGCTCTGACTAACTTGGAACAAATGATTAGTGAGCCCGATTCAATTCGGTATATCTCGTATGGTAGGTGGATTTACGGGAGTGTAATGTACATATTTCATGAACAGTTATTTTAAGATCTACTATTTTCGATTGTATAtcttaaatcttgaaaaaaatatcCCGTCTAAAGAGAtacatacttagatattttattgaaagtagacaataacggcaaactgacaacttaaatgtatgacaaacgggatgatttcagcttctccatcgtcaacttcccacatttatgtagcaatattccagtatcacatgcatatggtgtttatatatctcaactgattcgatatgcaagagcttgttctgggtatagtcagtttttaaatcgaggtaagctactgacaaacaagttgatggtacaggggtttcaacagtatcgattgaagttagcattttaaaaattctacggtcgttataacgatctagtttgtcaatacaacctaacTGCTCTCTgactgctgtctgacgtgtttcataccaattgttaagccgttcttggcacactgattttgagtgcggataactccgtttacctgatcaggatatagggctcacggcgggtgtgaccggtcaacaggggatgcttactcctcctaggcacctgatccctcttctggtgtgtccaggggtccgtgttagcccgactatctattttgtattcttataggagttatgagattgatcactgttcgttatcttcaccttgcattaagacgggatttttttttcaagattttttaaaatatcaaaaataaagttCTTCCAAATAAAAAAGGTCTTCGTAACAATTTGATACTTGACGAATTTCGGTGATAAGTGATGTGCAGGATAATCCgtacagatatatattttatgttatcaaataaagaaaaacatctacatggTAGGGAGGGGGCACCATGCGTTGCTACTCcactttttttaacaatatgatttttatattattatgtaCTGTAAGTGAATGAGATTAAATTATTAATAAAAACTATTTAGCGTGGTATGATTATTAGCATTGATAGAAgaagtctaccccccccccccaccaccaccacacacacacgATGTTTTTAGGAAAATGTTTTGAGGCACTCATGATAGAGGACTCTAGCACCCccacgattgaagaaaatgaaacctgagagaaaaaaaaatgtggaaaTCACTGCAACAGATTCCAACACCACCCACTCAACCTCATCTCCGAATTAGGATTTTGCAGATAGGACAAAACTCTTTTTTGCGTTATAAGATGATTTGAAAAGCCAACATCTAATTTATGTTCCAGCTGCACTCACCCTACCCGCCCCCACTTCACTTTGCAAAACGATGGTACGTGCCTGTATATAATCCCAAATTATAAAATATGCACATATATTCAATTGTTTTAacacatttaggcctatgagtCTACATTAATTATCCATTTAAAGTATGGATATATAgttaatatttatatacaatgtagatgtatcGTGTCGACCTACATGCACTTAAAATATAATGACATTTGGAATCATAAAACAACTACTTTTGTAGAAGAagagatgtaaaatatatacataggcctatatagataaaaacaaattttgtttatggAGTGATATGTTTGATTTAGTATGCAGTGCCCAAATAATATGGTATAGGAACATTTTACTGCCTCTGCCAACACGGCCATCTCTGTCGCCTCCCAATTTCACTTGTGGATTTTCTTTGCGttcttttcattcattattttggtCCAGACGACAAGTGAAAAAAAACCTCGGAAGTATGATGTACGCATGCTCAGGACGCGGTAACTAAGCACATAAGCTTAGTTGAAAACTTAGTCGAGTAGTAACGTACGCATGCATTTACGTCGTTTCGTGAACCGTGGTTTGCGCTAAACTAAGATTATAGTAACTAGATTTACGTAGTTGACGTAAGACTAGTTAGTTGAAAATTTACACTTATTGATGAAACGGCGTCCTGGTTCCATATCTGTTGTGTCCAGTGATCTCTATGTGTCAgactctttattttatattctttgtgggatttaagagattgatcgctgttcgttattttcgtcTTTCATTGTATGGTCATATTCCATTGCTCAGTGGCAAGTATTAAGCAATATAATTCTTTTAACTGTTTTTATCAGTGACTTTGTCCAAGTAAATTTAGATATCTTTAGTCATGAAAGATATCTGCATCAATTGAGCCTTTATATTCCTGATGAGGGGATTATGACatgaaaaattacacatattgtTAACCTTTAATACTACCCATAGAACCGTACCTTGTTGTATGTGACTTACACAGATTAACAATATCAGCCAACggcaatatatttcttttaatgaaTTTGTGATGAGTATTTGCTGAATTATTATCCCCTTCCAttgtcaaatcaaaacaaaaaccacTATCTAAGATTATTTGGATAGACTGTGCCAAATAAGCCGAAATCACCAAATATATTACAGTCCATATAAAGAGAGAGCTGCAATACATCATGGATTGATACTATTTGAACAATAACTGTTAATGGGGTATTTTAGTTCATATTgttacaaataaaatgtaatcAAATATGTATCGAAGTTGCCATCAATACTTACTTTGAACAACAAGAGAATAATCTTTGGGTGATGATGATGCTATTGAGCACGTCCAAGTTCCAGTGTCACTTGTATGGCTTAAAGAAGTGATTGTCACTGTTACTGCTGAGGAGTTTGATGAATATACATATCTACCAGCATCACTGTTTGATGGATTGCATATATTTGTATTGTCACACGATGTCTTCAAACTGCCATCTTTGGTAAGGGAAATGGGAGAAGTGAAGTCTGATGGTGCAATAGTGCACACAAGACTCACTGTTGCCCCTTTAACTGTGTCTCCATCTGGATTGAATTCAAGACACAGAAATGCACCTGGAATAATAGTTTGTTGATAAGTAACAATATCATCAATTACCAAAGCAGCAAAAGATACTTGCAATATTTAGTAATCACAGCCCTTACCATGTTTAGGTCATCCACGAATTTATACATGTGGGTATTTCTTAGCATGATAGGCCATGATTCAATGGAAATTGTGGAACAGTTAGAGAGAAGTTCCATTTGgcaaaaagaatacaaaaccaaTGTAAATCGGGAGAACGTTATCGCAATCTTACAACAACATGTAAATAGTATAAGGCAACAATTGACACATTTATAACGAAATGCGAAAATAActttagttaaaaaataatctTAAACGATTGCGTTTGAACTAATTAATGTTACCCAAATCCTCgccccatcccaaatcgtcgaCGGCGACGATTTGCAATgacatttcataaaatgtaaatcatgttctagaaaacagtatttaaagaaatattattatAAACACCCTTCTACTTTCAAGCCTGTCCAACTATTATCACCTGGAAATATTACAGAATTATCTAAACTTGGTAAAtacctatataaatgttcatctaTTAAATCTCAGTCATTATAAGATTATTCTCAGTATCCGTCCTGTCCATGTCCATCagtatgatatattatgttctgttactatttcattgtataatttgttattgtatatactttataccaatgaactgtatggttcttggtcaataaacaatacaatacccCACATCGTTGCCCTGGCGAGGATTTGGGACAAGATTGGACTATCATTAGGGCGACGGATGTACTATTGTACAGTACCCGTAACGTttttcttgacatgataaacgatagaacacgataccaGCACGATACGATATTATATACGCACGATATGATAATATACACgcatgatacgataggatacatgaTATAcctgataaacacaaaacacgatacacgatcttcacgataaacggaaaacctgataaacgcagaACACGATTAatgatcttcacgataaatggAAAactttatagacattttatacaTATTTCGAAGCAATTTATACAACGCGGCTGAGTTTAGGCTGTCCCCATAATtaccagtgctgtacataaatgtaCGTTACCGTACGGGCAcattacatgacgtcacaatgaaaaatacgtcatgacaaaggtcatgacgtacatatctacagtacTTTTTAGgttgaaaatgtcaaaatattttttcgttatttaccaccgatGTCAAAGGATAAACCTCAatcgtgtaaaagtttctgCCAAATGGGTtttattaattctctttgatattgaaatagtttcaatttcttctttatataacatacaaactaaagtaatatccacattatattgtgatcttgatatcacccctaatctgcacgtatagttactttcacaatggactcatttgcataaacagggtttccgtacatacaaatttcatcatcggtacgacaccccgaggtttttgagtgaaagctgtttgatttatatgcaaaaatcgctgcatcttgcatattcaatgcaaacattagacatgttacaagtcacgataaacttgctcccaacacttttcaaattaagaaatttgtatgttttgaagttatattaacttcaacttgcattgatatctggatatcgtgccaatggaccgatttatacatacacggtacgattttatcttgatatttgatcacatGATACACagctgatgtagagactgtcggtctaATGAAAAATGTATGGAAGGTCCATATGCGCTTAATGCtatatgcatattgtttttgtataaaaggattgtgtttacaaaatttgtcaaatattgacctgtttatttatgttttttccctgacatatttctatggccctaccTAACACAACTGCGAAAACGAAATTTGAATATATGTAGTTGTGTTATACAAAATGAATTGTGTTGATAACAACACCGAAAAATATCAACATACATGCAAATAACATGTACTTCCAAAATAACATCTAACTGGAAGGTACGTGTAATATgcatacaaataaagacaagaCAATACTTTTCTGCAATTGTTTTGGTTTTGTAATAGAGggctttgttttcaaaattcgTCGCTTCCTCTGTTGCAACTAAATGTGATCGTTGACTTTTTCAACTCGTAACTTTTGCTACCAgtatagaagaaaaaaactataGCTGTCTCTTAATCATACGAGTAAGTATAACTGTATTCTTATCTTGCTACTAGCACTAGTGGAACTACtagttttattatcattattcataaaaatcatgttcttatatattttcaatatttttgtcattcacattccttgtttgttttttttttttttgggggggggggggggggggtctttgtTAAATGCATTAATTGGTCCAGTTTCATAACGCAATGTCGTACATTTCTCATATATCATTTAGAATTATTCCTTCATGTATTTTGGTACATTGGCAACTATATCAGATTTGGTATATAGCTATAAAGACGTTTTTAATTGTTTGTGTTGGTTTAACGTGTTATCACGCTTGATTTTAGTTCGTTGACTGCTAAGTTGCGTACGTATTTTGTGCCACATTCCCCTTACCTCGCCAATGGTACATGTAAAGGGCGCATTATTTGAATGTCGATAAAGAAGAAGCGATTACAGGTGTTTACCACTCTAAACTAAAGGTGTATCCCTCTCAGATAACCTGTAGCCTTTATTGAAAACTCTAAAAACATTGGGGGAGAACATACCTATTAGTTGGCATTGTGTGCTGTCAAAACACATCCCAGATCAGGACCCAATGGCATAGAGGTAGAATGAACGGGTTCCCAATTATCGACCAATTAATTGGCGACGTACACAAAGCATGACAGGTGTGGGTATCCATGATATTGACGTTAGAACCCATAAATACACCCTATACCTAAAATGGTAGATCTACTCAGTTTAGGGCTTCATTTAggagtatacatgtaggtataccTAAAACCTTTACACATCGATCAGTTGAATCGGGAAATATGAAGTGACTGGTGATATATAGGACTTAGCTGGTTAAATTATTCTATTGGACGTAAACAGTAGGTATTACGCAAATCATTAtattctgggttttttttttactttaggGCAGCAAAGTTCAAAGATAAGATTGAAAACTGCAATAGACTTTTCAAAGGCCTTCGACAAAGTTTCTCACAAGATTCTTTTATATAATTTAGACCACTATGGGATTAGACACAGTCATCTGCAATGGATCAACAACTTCCTTGTAAGCCGGACCCAACAAGTGTTACTGGAGGGtgttacagtacccgcaacgttattcttgacatgataaacgatagaacacgatacacgcacgataggataggatacacgcacgataggataggatacacgcacgatacgataggatacacgataaacctgataaacgcaaaacctgataaacgatctccacgatagacctgataaacgcaaaacacgataaacgatcttcacgataaacggaaaacctgatagaaatgttgtaaatttagaaacggtttagacggaacgaaattttgatacctacaacataattacattatgtttacattatgttgataataatattgaaggatttcaatgttcattatatacctacattacggacaaagcggatttcttgtttcccgcgttctcgcaatgggaaaaaatctaacgcggtaatctataggttaactcaggaaaaccgcgttctcatcgcgggatgactatcctgtccccgtcgcggtaacatttgtttaaaacattgatcggttttgtaccatataatttctttaatccacggtcatacgtttttttttttgtttttttaatgccatcacagctaaaattaatatatatatatatatatatatatatatatatatatatatacgacattgaattcattatttgatatctatatgaattttatcagccaatgattctaaaacttatattgtcacctaatgtttaatatatagattatacagggaattaactaaatgtaatataatgtagtgatatcatgcttcagtagctctcttatgctaatgtatattaccttgagtatgaaataaaaccaagtaatattgtgcgtgtagcgaggaggggttATTTTGgatcaagctctaagttcacggctcattcaacatctcaagttattttcataacgaccgctttaaaaaaaatcaaccgcactacacctgttagatatttttacactatgattgataattgatagtcataagtaattggaacatatttatttgaattgatattttgttaacaaaacataaatatactgtttaaaaaacataaacaaaactcggcttgttttaaattcgcaattttgaaacgcttagtgtgtaaaaaaaaaattcaaataatcatcaaaaccaacataaatttccagtatctataCTTACgagtattggtacatgtgtacatgtacaaggtatatataaaaaaaaaacaacgatgacagcggaatcgtgcccagttgagcagaattttgggggatgcaacacccttgcacccttttaaaacttaatcttctaaatgtgtgaaatacaatgtccctgagaatgttagctgtcaaaacacgAGTGATatacaaaatcagatataaggacgcgcacaagttcagcagttgctGTGTAAGTAGCATAcacgtgaaaaaaaaatcggaagaaaaagaaccattattaaaatatacatgtatgtgataaacaatgtaatttactgatttttcctttcaaatcggaactccc encodes the following:
- the LOC125678922 gene encoding uncharacterized protein LOC125678922 isoform X1, whose translation is MAKLLVISGFLFFHIGAFLCLEFNPDGDTVKGATVSLVCTIAPSDFTSPISLTKDGSLKTSCDNTNICNPSNSDAGRYVYSSNSSAVTVTITSLSHTSDTGTWTCSIASSSPKDYSLVVQTEPSVTTFINGSSTTPVPGTKYKIVNLSARSYCFSPSISSANLQYSVGSPVWANFWWDDNTNKKKTESLMRYRGFFIQSIIARYVICI
- the LOC125678922 gene encoding uncharacterized protein LOC125678922 isoform X2, giving the protein MAKLLVISGFLFFHIGAFLCLEFNPDGDTVKGATVSLVCTIAPSDFTSPISLTKDGSLKTSCDNTNICNPSNSDAGRYVYSSNSSAVTVTITSLSHTSDTGTWTCSIASSSPKDYSLVVQTEPSVTTFINGSSTTPVPGTKYKIVNLSARSYCFSPSISSANLQYSVGISGSVLPLTTI